One window of Arvicola amphibius chromosome 6, mArvAmp1.2, whole genome shotgun sequence genomic DNA carries:
- the LOC119816441 gene encoding cytochrome P450 4A10-like, whose protein sequence is MSISAQSPTRFTGSISGFLQVASVLGLLLLLFKAVQFYLQRKWLLKAFQQFPSPPSHWFFGHKQFEGDQELQVIMKTVENFPSAFPRWFWGSQAYLIVYDPDYMKVILGRSDPKAHGAYRLLAPWIGYGLLLLNGQPWFQHRRMLTPAFHYDILKPYVKTMADSVRLMLDKWEQLAAQDSSIEIFQHISLMTLDTVMKCAFNHKGSVQVDGNYKTYIQAIADLNNLFYSRVRNLFHQNDTIYSLSSNGRLADRACQVAHDHTDGVIKLRKDQLQDEGELEKVKKKRRLDFLDILLFARTENGDSLSDKDIRAEVDTFMFEGHDTTASGLSWIFYALAKHPEHQQRCREEVQSLLGDGSSITWDHLDQMPYTTMCIKEAMRLYPPVPGIVRELSKPVTFPDGRSLPKGISVILSIYALHHNPKLWPNPEVFDPSRFAPDSPRHSHSFLPFSGGARNCIGKQFAMNELKVVVALTLLLFELLPDHTRVPIPLMKLVLKPKNGIYLHLKKIH, encoded by the exons ATGAGTATCTCTGCTCAGAGCCCCACCAGATTCACAGGCAGCATCTCTGGCTTCCTGCAAGTGGCCTCCGTGCTCGgtttgcttctgctgctgttcaAAGCAGTCCAGTTCTACCTGCAGAGGAAATGGCTACTCAAGGCTTTCCAgcagttcccatccccaccctctcACTGGTTCTTTGGACACAAG CAGTTCGAGGGTGATCAGGAGCTACAGGTGATTATGAAGACTGTGGAGAACTTCCCAAGTGCCTTTCCTCGCTGGTTCTGGGGGAGCCAAGCTTATCTTATTGTCTATGACCCTGACTACATGAAGGTGATTCTGGGCCGGTCAG atCCAAAGGCACATGGAGCCTACAGATTGCTGGCTCCTTGGATTG GCTATGGTTTGCTCTTGCTGAATGGACAGCCGTGGTTCCAGCACCGGCGCATGCTGACCCCAGCCTTCCACTATGACATTCTGAAGCCCTATGTGAAAACCATGGCCGACTCTGTCCGGTTGATGCTC GATAAATGGGAACAGCTGGCTGCACAGGACTCCTCTATAGAGATCTTTCAACACATCTCCTTGATGACCCTTGACACCGTCATGAAGTGTGCGTTCAACCACAAGGGTAGTGTCCAGGTAGATGG AAATTACAAGACCTACATCCAGGCCATTGCAGACTTGAACAACCTATTTTATTCCCGTGTGAGGAACCTCTTTCATCAGAATGACACCATCTACAGTCTGTCCTCCAATGGCCGCTTGGCTGACCGTGCCTGTCAAGTTGCCCACGATCATACAG ATGGAGTGATCAAGCTGAGGAAGGATCAGCTGCaggatgagggagagctggagaagGTCAAGAAGAAGAGACGTTTGGATTTTCTAGACATCCTCTTGTTTGCCAGA ACGGAGAATGGGGATAGCTTGTCTGACAAGGACATACGTGCTGAGGTGGACACATTCATGTTCGAGGGCCATGACACCACAGCCAGCGGACTCTCCTGGATCTTCTATGCTCTGGCCAAACACCCTGAACACCAACAGAGATGCAGGGAGGAAGTTCAGAGCCTCCTGGGGGATGGATCCTCCATTACCTG GGATCACCTTGACCAAATGCCCTACACCACCATGTGCATCAAGGAGGCCATGAGGCTCTACCCACCTGTCCCAGGCATTGTCAGAGAGCTCAGCAAACCTGTCACCTTTCCTGATGGGCGCTCTTTACCCAAAG GTATCTCAGTCATCCTCTCCATTTATGCACTCCACCACAACCCAAAGTTGTGGCCAAACCCAGAG GTGTTTGACCCTTCCAGGTTTGCACCAGATTCTCCCCGACACAGCCATTCATTCCTGCCCTTCTCGGGAGGAGCAAG GAACTGCATTGGGAAACAATTTGCTATGAATGAGCTGAAGGTGGTTGTGGCCCTGACCCTACTCCTCTTTGAGCTGCTGCCAGATCACACCAGGGTGCCCATCCCCTTAATGAAACTTGTGTTGAAACCCAAGAATGGGATCTACCTGCATCTTAAGAAGATCCACTAA
- the LOC119816440 gene encoding small ubiquitin-related modifier 2-like yields the protein MADQKPKEEVKTENNDHINLKVAGQDGSVVPFKIKRHTPLSKLMKAYCERQDLSMRQIRFRFDGQPINETDTPAQLEIEDEDTVDVFQQQTGGVY from the coding sequence ATGGCTGACCAGAAACCCAAGGAAGAAGTCAAGACGGAGAACAACGACCATATTAATTTGAAGGTGGCAGGGCAGGATGGTTCTGTGGTGCCGTTTAAAATTAAGAGGCATACACCACTTAGTAAACTAATGAAAGCCTATTGTGAACGACAGGATTTGTCAATGAGGCAGATCAGATTCCGGTTTGATGGGCAGCCAATCAATGAAACAGACACACCTGCACAGTTGGAAATAGAGGATGAAGATACGGTTGATGTGTTCCAGCAGCAGACAGGAGGTGTCTACTAA